The sequence TGGAAGGAGGTTGGTATTTTAAAACCTTCTGTCGCACAAGTTTTGAAACTTTAGGTTCTCTGCAGGCTGTAAAACAATTTAGGTGTTCAAGTTCACAATGTGAACAAAAGGTATCTTCGAATTGATTAGAAACTTGAGGTAGAGACGGTACCTTTGACACAGTGGGGCTGACTGCCGCTCCAGGTCCCATTCTTCTGGCATGCTCTTTTCGAGTCTCCACTGAGAATGTAGGTATTGTTGCAGAAATATTCCACATATTTTATTCTGCCATCAGAGCCTGAAACCTCTGCTGAGTATCCATTGTGGACTTGCAGTGGAGTGGGACATTCTTTTATAATCGCTTCTGTAAATCAAATGGCAGTAGAACAGGTCACTGAATTTTGCAATAATCCAGCAGCCTTTTTCCTACtaacaaaacatatttttagagcattgtatgtatttaaaatacttttttttcatacattttaaaatactgaaAGACCTCAATAAGACATTCTGACATTCTATGATCTCAAGATCAAATAGCCATGACTCCCAGGCATACAAGCACACCTGACTCTGATTGTAAGCAGCTTTGTCAGTCTCAAAGGGTGTAATACCAAAAGCAGTTGTCATAAGAGTCAGCATACCCTTTATGCATACAGGAGCACTTCCACTCCAAGTGCCGTTGGGAAGACATGCCCGCTGAGATGCTCCCTTGAGCTTGTACGGTTTATAGCAAAGATACTGAACTGAGCTGAGGATGTCACCTTCCTTGTACCGCAGGAAGAGATCTCCGTTTGCAGGCTTCTGGGGGGTTGCACAGAGAGGTGGTGCTTTCCCTTGTGAAAAGAAGTAAAATGTTATGATGCAATATGTAACCATTAAAAATTAAACCATGGCATTTTTGCTGAGATGACTTTTAAAGTAATCTCTCTTTAAGGGTGGTTTCCTGTATGGTTCCGGTTCTGATAAccaaattattataaatgaatgaactacaaataaatatactcaatataaacaaacaaacaaataaagcaTACAGCTAGCTATTTATTTTATACCTGAGACTTCCTCGAATGTAGCAAAAAATCCATCATAATTATTGTAGCCATCCGACACAAAAAGAATATGCAGAGAGTTTCCTGAGCTTCTGATTGGCGAAGGACTTTCATCCCCACAGTATCTGCCAATCACAGGCGACTTCAGGCTGTCCCCATCCCGCACCTCTACATAGTCATATCGACAACTATGGTCATCTTCCAGGCTAATCGTTGAGAACCTGGACACATGTGAACATTGAGAACCtgttttaagaaaaaaacatactatgtacagtatatttacAATATGATAGCTCCTTCAAACTGATTCAATTGGGAAATGTTTAAActacaatttattattaatcaGCTTTGTAGCATTTATAGTAGTTACCGGAGTTCCATCGTTGCTCCTCTGCCAACTTGAAGTGTCCATTCACATTTGGCATTGATTGGATAACTCTCTAAAGTCACATGACCATGTGGTCTCTGTATAACTTCTCCACATGCTAAAGTTGGCAAATAGAGTGTGTATTTGAATGTATTGATATATTTGTGACAAAAAAAAGGCAATCAATGGATTCTGGAAAGAACCGAAAGACTCACTGAGACAGTCTCCACCAGACCACCCTTGACGACATGATGTGCAGTACCTGCCTCTGATGTAGAAATTATCCTTGGCCTGCCAGGTGCCATTGTTGCAAGTCTTGCAGTTGTCAAAAATACTGCAAccttagatagatagatagatagatagatagatagatagatagatagatagatagatagatagatagataatgaaGGCAGAAAATGgaaaacataaatacattttttttaaaaactgaacTATACTGAAgctcatacatttttttacaaaaatataatacaaaaaatgtataaatccaATAATATGAACTGCTAAAAAAATACACTTGCAGGTTATCTAAACTTCGAGTTTCGTCTTACCCTGGTGTAGGATGCAGGGGTCACACTCATCCAGAACATTTCGACAGCAGGGTACAGCGTAGCCCACTTTTGTTCCCTGAGATGGGCACTTACATGCAATCTGTTCGTACTCACAGCAGGTACGACACATGGCGTTCCACTGTGGGTCGGGACACTTATCCTCCTGCGACCTAAAAACTAAATCAAGCAGACTAGAAGTCAGAAACAGAACGTCTTGCATGCTTTTCCAGAATTCATGTGATTGACTTTATGTGAAAGGTgcctttttaaagggttagttcacccaaaaatgaaaattctgtcattaattactcatcctcacgccgttccacaccagtaagacctttgttcatcttcagaacacaaattgagatatttttgataaaacctgatggctcagtgaggcctccattgatttcaaaacattgcttcatgaaACTTCAAAGCTttagaatcttttgtttcgaatcagtggttcggagcgtgtctcaaactgccaaagtcatgtgatttcagtaaataagccttcattacatcataagtgttttgaaacattttgaaatttcagtggttcacgtgactttggcagtttgatacacactctgaacaactgattcaaaacaaaagattcgtaaagcttcgaagcttcattaaacagtgttttgaaattgcccatcactagatattgttgaataaagtcatttttttttttttttttttttccaaaaagtattctcgtcgcttcataacattaaggttgaaccactgtagtcacatgaactgttttaaatatgtatttagtagctttctggacatttgaaagtgttgattatcttgctggcaatgcaggcctcactgagccatcggattttatcaaaaatatcttaatttgtgttccgaagatgaacgaaggtcttacgggtgtagaacgacatgagggtgagtaattaatgacagaattttcattttttgggtgaactaaccctttaaaatgaagtGTTCACTGTGATAAGTTTTATTTGGCATGTTAGAGGAAAAATAAGTCACCAAATTCAGTCAGGGAAAAGTCATTATTCTTAACAATCAGTCAGCAAAAGCTGATGTGATGGTTTGTGAGGGAATATTGTCCACGAAAAAAACAATGCTGAAGTTTATAAAGCTGTGTAGACAACCAAACTATCTTTAAGTTCTCAACCATGTCTTGACATGTTCAAGTCATGCTTCTGTCATAGATCTGACTACCAGTCTTGTAATTATAGTCTATGATCTTCCATCACCTATCATTTTGCTGTGACCATAATTAAGATGAGTGATAATTGTGCAACAGTGGCAAAATTATAACCTACTCCAGTGATTCAGTTTTTGTGGGAGCAAGATTCCTGTCTGTGTCTTGTTATCTTTGAGTTTACAGACAGGTTCCTATAGTCATTTCCTGGTGCATTTATCTCATGTCTGTTTTTCTCATTTGTGAGACAATGTCCAAATAGATTTATGCACGTTAAGCACATGCATTCAAGTTTACTAAACACTAAATTTAACTGAAAATGAATTAAACCTCtctatattttaaacaattcaaagcTAAAGATTATCTAAAATTTGCAAGCAACACAAGAACAACTTGTCATGAATATTTAAACAGATTCATCAAGTCTCATATGAAAAAGTCAACTGGGACTTAAGGAACGTTTCTCTAAAGCTGATCTTTAAAGCACACTTCACCTGAAAATAACCTGCAGAATAACATTAAGTGGTGTTAAAAGGACTAAACGTGCTGTCATATACACATACTTTCCAGTGACTGTGGTATTTTAATTACACAGAGCATTGCACATAACAGTGTTTGTGTCAGAGAAACACAGTCATTACTCTTGAAAGTAAATGTTACAGCAAAACTCTTACCATTTGGCCAAGATGCCCCAGTGCTTAAAAGCTGAAGAAGATAAAGAAGGACAGGGAGTGAAGCAGAGTGGTATCCACACTTAGGGGACATCCATATCCCTGCGCTCACAGCCAGCTGGCCTGCGGAAAAGAGCATTCTTCTGCCAAGACTTCTGTTGTGTCAAATGAGCTCCTACAACATGAGGCCAGTGATTAGAACCCCCTCAGTCTCTCTGGCTTTCCTCTCCCACTCGCTCTCTCTCACACTGTTTCTATTGCTTCTTTCTGTTATACTATTCTCTCAGTCTCTCCTGCAATTTACAGTCTGTTGCAGTTTCACTGCTCAAACTGTTGCTGTGACGTAAGAAGTTTGATACAGAGCAAGGGGAAACCTTTAACCCATTCTCCTACAAATGtcatgtttgtctgtttgttagACACAGTTACTAAGTTACTTCTAAATATTCTTCTCAATACTGATCTGTAAACAAACCAAACTATTGAAGCAGCTTTGAAAAAACATTGGAATTTCAACTGTAAATGTAGTTTCTAGAGCAGTCTAGAGGAGTCTTCAATTATAATAAGTTAGGTAATAATTTATGTGCTGACTAagccctgttgaaaaaaaaggaaatgacACCTCtcttatatatacatatatatatatactgtatctGTACATCTATATGTGTGCAAGGCGCACATCCTTATAAAGGTGTTATTTCACTGGTTAAGCATGTAATAGGATGTGGAGAGGTAGTATACAAATGACTGACTCTGAGACTCGTTCATTTGCTCTCTCTAGAGATCTCTCACCAACCCCCTCCCCCATCTGTTTTTCCATTTGCCTGATCCATTTGGATTATTTTCTTAGACTTTCAGCCTTCTGCTGCAGCTTTCGCTTTTGATATGAGAAAAAGTTTAGTGTTTTTCTAAGGTTGATTTGAAAAATACAGATGTAAGTGTTTGTGTTTAGTAGAACGGTTGAGCA is a genomic window of Megalobrama amblycephala isolate DHTTF-2021 linkage group LG3, ASM1881202v1, whole genome shotgun sequence containing:
- the pamr1a gene encoding inactive serine protease PAMR1 isoform X1 gives rise to the protein MLFSAGQLAVSAGIWMSPKCGYHSASLPVLLYLLQLLSTGASWPNVFRSQEDKCPDPQWNAMCRTCCEYEQIACKCPSQGTKVGYAVPCCRNVLDECDPCILHQGCSIFDNCKTCNNGTWQAKDNFYIRGRYCTSCRQGWSGGDCLTCGEVIQRPHGHVTLESYPINAKCEWTLQVGRGATMELRFSTISLEDDHSCRYDYVEVRDGDSLKSPVIGRYCGDESPSPIRSSGNSLHILFVSDGYNNYDGFFATFEEVSGKAPPLCATPQKPANGDLFLRYKEGDILSSVQYLCYKPYKLKGASQRACLPNGTWSGSAPVCIKEAIIKECPTPLQVHNGYSAEVSGSDGRIKYVEYFCNNTYILSGDSKRACQKNGTWSGSQPHCVKACREPKVSKLVRQKVLKYQPPSRKSPVHKLYSASSQGGTDADLLGKVFGDLPPTFHRVYTSIEYECVSGLYKPSGSARRTCLKTGKWSGRHFSCSPVCGKLPPASPLNLTEIHWPWHAAIYTRLYNASRLMARTKRRGDTFAIDEEEEVEEEEEEWVKKDQRWQLVCSGALVNQHWVVVAAHCVAESGRTEALSADDLNVVMGKRYLSDLRENKRLQHIQIAQILIHPNYDPHVLDSDLAILKLVDKARISEYVSPVCLPRLQGGEVIAKQAFLTGWPVTGQHRAHTDSEATRTGLIEVADVVKCERQYGKHGVPMSMTDNMLCGRQHPLSPSMVCPSETGGIILSPSADSQLTSGLEPFHPSRAEDTDSHHSWELLGLVSFGYDLQDCNPDLYTVYLRVANFKNWIEKNIA